In the genome of Leucobacter luti, one region contains:
- a CDS encoding ammonium transporter yields MELTPQDVWTLASTALVLIMTPGLALFYGGLVRVRSVVNMMLFSVSAMGVVGMLWILFGYSMNYFAEGESGFAGSPFKDFGLINTDPASFIGVGFGAVFAMITTALISGAIADRVGLGSWVLFSGVWATLGYFPVAAWVWGGGWIQNLGTTLGTPDVIDLAGGTVIHINAGAAALALALIAGQRVGFAPGSHKPHSVPLVTIGAALLWFGWIGFNSGLATEAGEAGLIVVNTLGAPAAGIVGWILVDVLRGKKPGVIGAASGAVAGLVAITPAAANLSPVWALLLGLLAGIACAFAIEWKYRLGYDDSLDVVGLHLVAGVIGSLYLGFFAFDDGLFTGGNGGLLLVQTISVVSVAVYSFVLALGIALAVKRLTGLRVPQEVEEAGIDSVHGEEAYAYESAR; encoded by the coding sequence ATGGAACTCACGCCGCAAGACGTGTGGACTCTCGCCAGCACGGCGCTTGTCCTCATCATGACTCCGGGCCTCGCCCTATTTTACGGCGGCCTCGTACGCGTCCGCTCAGTCGTCAACATGATGCTGTTCAGCGTCAGCGCAATGGGTGTCGTCGGGATGCTCTGGATCTTGTTCGGCTACAGCATGAACTACTTCGCCGAGGGCGAGAGCGGCTTCGCGGGCAGCCCCTTCAAAGATTTCGGGCTGATCAACACGGATCCGGCGAGCTTCATTGGCGTGGGCTTCGGGGCGGTATTCGCGATGATCACGACCGCTCTCATCTCAGGCGCGATCGCCGATCGCGTCGGTCTCGGCTCCTGGGTCTTGTTCTCTGGCGTCTGGGCCACTCTCGGGTACTTCCCCGTTGCGGCCTGGGTGTGGGGCGGCGGCTGGATCCAGAATCTCGGCACAACGCTCGGCACACCAGATGTGATCGACCTCGCAGGCGGCACGGTGATTCACATCAATGCCGGGGCGGCCGCACTCGCCCTTGCACTGATCGCCGGTCAGCGCGTCGGATTCGCTCCCGGCTCGCACAAGCCACACAGTGTCCCGCTCGTCACGATCGGCGCCGCGCTCCTCTGGTTCGGGTGGATCGGATTCAATTCGGGCCTCGCCACCGAGGCCGGTGAGGCTGGTCTCATCGTCGTGAACACGCTCGGTGCTCCAGCGGCCGGCATCGTCGGGTGGATCCTCGTCGATGTGCTGCGCGGCAAGAAGCCTGGCGTGATAGGTGCGGCATCTGGGGCTGTCGCAGGCCTCGTCGCAATCACTCCCGCCGCGGCCAACCTTTCCCCGGTCTGGGCGCTGCTGCTCGGACTCCTCGCCGGCATTGCCTGCGCCTTCGCGATCGAGTGGAAGTACCGCCTGGGCTACGATGACTCGCTCGATGTGGTGGGACTGCACCTTGTCGCGGGCGTGATCGGTTCGCTCTACCTCGGCTTCTTCGCGTTCGATGATGGCCTGTTCACTGGCGGCAACGGCGGCCTGCTCCTTGTCCAGACGATCTCGGTGGTCTCCGTCGCGGTGTACTCCTTCGTTTTGGCCCTGGGTATCGCGCTCGCTGTCAAACGCCTCACGGGGCTCAGAGTGCCACAGGAGGTCGAGGAGGCAGGGATCGACTCTGTACACGGCGAGGAGGCCTACGCCTACGAGTCGGCGCGCTAA
- the rpsO gene encoding 30S ribosomal protein S15, producing the protein MALEADVKKAIIDEYATKPGDTGSPEVQVAMLTQRIKDLTEHLKTHKHDHHSRRGLLLLVGQRRRLLGYLSNVDITRYRSLIERLGLRR; encoded by the coding sequence ATGGCACTCGAAGCAGACGTCAAGAAGGCGATCATCGATGAATACGCGACCAAGCCCGGTGACACCGGCTCCCCTGAGGTTCAGGTTGCAATGCTCACGCAGCGCATCAAGGATCTCACCGAGCACCTGAAGACCCACAAGCACGATCACCACTCGCGCCGTGGCCTTCTCCTGCTCGTCGGCCAGCGCCGCCGTCTCCTGGGCTACCTCTCGAACGTCGATATCACGCGCTACCGTTCGCTCATTGAGCGTCTCGGCCTGCGTCGCTAA